DNA from Petropleomorpha daqingensis:
GGTGGAGGTGTCACCCCGGGACGTCGTCGCCGCCTGCCTGCCGGATCCGGCCGGGCTGGGCGAGCTGATGAGCGGCAAGACCTGCGCCGGGCTGTGGGTGCGGGGGACCGGGAAGGACGGGGGGCCGCGGGAGGTCTACCTGTACCACGTGGTCGACAACGCCTGGTCGATGAGCGAGTACGGCGCCCAGGCCGTCGTCTGGCAGACGGCGATCAACCCGGTGGTCGCGCTCGAGCTGCTGGCGACCGGGGTCTGGCAGGGGAGCGGCGTGCTCGGGCCGGAGGCGTTCGACGCGGTGCCGTTCCTCGACCTGCTCGGCGCCTACGGCTCACCGTGGGGCATGCGCGAGGGTGGGTGAGCCCCTCCGCAATCACCTGCCGTAGACGAAGAACATCCAATAGAACAATGCGACGCAGGTCAGCACGATCCATGTGATCCCGATGCCGTAGAGCAACGCGGTGTGCCGGCTGATCCGCTCAAGAGTCGCAGTCTGCCGCTCCATGAGCTCTGTCTGCCGCGTCAGCTGCTCGTGCTGCTCGTGCAGCCAGTCGAGGTTCTCCTCGCGCCAGCGGCGCTCGTCGGCATAGCCGGCCATACCCGTCTCCTCTCGTCGGCGGCGGCACGCTACATCCAGGAATGGCGGGGTAGGGGCAGGGTTCACTCCCTGGAAGGACTGCCCGCGTGACCCTGCCCGACGGTCTGATCGACCTGCTCCGCCGCCCCAGCCCCTGCTTCCTCGCGACCCTGATGCCCGACGGGTCGCCGCAGATGACGCAGACGTGGGTCGACACCGACGGCACCCACGTGCTGGTCAACACCGTCGACAGGCACCAGAAGGTGCGCAACATGCGGCGCGACCCGCGGGTAGCGGTCAACGTCACCGACCCCGACGACCCGAGCCGGTACTTCGAGGTGCGCGGCCGGGTGGTCGACGTGACCGAGGACGGCGCCCGCGAGCACATCGACGAGCTGTCGCACCGCTACATGGGCCGGCCGTACCCGTGGTTCGGCGGTCGCGACCAGGTGCGCCTGCTCGTCAGGATCGCCCCGGAGAAGGTGACGTCGCCGTTCGGCTGAGCCGGGTGAGGATCCGCGGGCCGTCGTCGGTGACCGCGACGGTGTGCTCGACGTGCGCCGCGCGGCTGCCGTCACCGGTGCGGATGCTCCAGCCGTCGTCGTCGATCCAGCACCGGTCGTCGCCGCCGGCCATGAACCACGGCTCGATGGCGATGACCAGGCCGG
Protein-coding regions in this window:
- a CDS encoding PPOX class F420-dependent oxidoreductase, producing the protein MTLPDGLIDLLRRPSPCFLATLMPDGSPQMTQTWVDTDGTHVLVNTVDRHQKVRNMRRDPRVAVNVTDPDDPSRYFEVRGRVVDVTEDGAREHIDELSHRYMGRPYPWFGGRDQVRLLVRIAPEKVTSPFG